From a single Brassica oleracea var. oleracea cultivar TO1000 chromosome C5, BOL, whole genome shotgun sequence genomic region:
- the LOC106294245 gene encoding uncharacterized protein LOC106294245 produces MGGNMSHSLFSFFKTRRSQRVEVDASWDDVVYTRKAMASDEDKRYWVAEPGIDRKASAFIAKFHATRVSASQRQSLSPYQSEKA; encoded by the coding sequence ATGGGAGGAAACATGTCACACAGTCTCTTCAGCTTCTTTAAAACACGAAGATCTCAAAGAGTGGAAGTAGACGCCTCTTGGGATGACGTCGTTTATACTCGCAAAGCAATGGCTAGTGATGAAGACAAACGTTACTGGGTGGCTGAGCCAGGTATTGATCGCAAAGCGTCTGCTTTTATTGCCAAGTTTCATGCCACTCGTGTCTCTGCGTCCCAGCGCCAATCTCTCTCTCCTTACCAATCCGAGAAGGCATGA
- the LOC106293909 gene encoding agamous-like MADS-box protein AGL80 produces MTRKKVKLAFILNNASRKATYKKRKKGLLKKVHELSTLCGIPAGAIIYSPYDPTPEVWPDADGIQQVIAAFRSLPELERHKNMVNQEEYLKQRIEKAGKILKKQTRDNREVHFTEVMYQCLMGNMGVAGARAMDLNDLGFLIDQYLNCLDRRIETLLGSSNMEIGESSNAVAAMDQDPSEPAGTLPLVEGATAPAPAVNGVGSSSSSAAAGGGASFNQMYPFPQNQQMFYQPSAPFAGYYEQPPRQNQFMEMMNRPEHMQAYAANQMGFPFMENAHHYRQPNQPQPQQFFPGESSAAPQRPFFPGESSAPPPPGTSGSEPPATAPYPPNNIWFR; encoded by the coding sequence ATGACAAGGAAGAAGGTGAAACTTGCTTTCATTCTCAATAACGCCTCGAGAAAAGCAACCTACAAGAAGAGGAAGAAAGGCTTGCTCAAAAAAGTGCATGAGTTATCCACTCTATGTGGGATTCCCGCTGGGGCTATCATTTACAGTCCCTACGATCCTACCCCTGAGGTGTGGCCTGATGCTGATGGCATCCAGCAAGTGATTGCTGCTTTCCGGAGCTTGCCGGAACTAGAACGGCACAAGAACATGGTCAATCAAGAGGAGTACCTCAAACAGAGGATAGAGAAAGCCGGAAAAATTCTGAAGAAGCAGACGAGGGACAACCGTGAGGTTCACTTCACCGAAGTCATGTATCAATGTCTCATGGGGAACATGGGAGTGGCGGGTGCTAGAGCCATGGATCTTAACGATCTAGGCTTTCTTATTGACCAGTATCTTAATTGTCTTGATCGCAGGATTGAGACTTTACTAGGCTCGTCAAACATGGAGATTGGTGAATCCTCCAATGCTGTTGCTGCTATGGATCAGGATCCTTCTGAGCCGGCTGGAACGTTGCCCCTCGTGGAAGGTGCAACCGCTCCAGCCCCTGCTGTCAATGGGGTGGGTTCTTCTTCCTCCTCTGCTGCTGCTGGTGGTGGTGCATCTTTCAATCAAATGTACCCGTTTCCTCAGAATCAGCAGATGTTTTATCAACCATCTGCTCCATTTGCTGGATACTACGAGCAACCTCCTAGACAGAACCAGTTTATGGAGATGATGAACCGTCCTGAGCACATGCAGGCTTATGCTGCTAACCAAATGGGGTTCCCATTTATGGAAAATGCCCATCACTACCGTCAGCCTAACCAGCCTCAGCCGCAGCAGTTCTTCCCAGGTGAGTCCTCCGCTGCTCCGCAGCGTCCGTTCTTCCCAGGTGAATCCTCCGCTCCTCCACCACCCGGCACCTCAGGCAGTGAGCCACCTGCTACAGCTCCATATCCTCCCAATAATATTTGGTTTCGTTAA
- the LOC106293595 gene encoding agamous-like MADS-box protein AGL80: MTRKKLNISYITNDSMRKSTFNKRKKGFFKKIHELSVLCGIQACAVIYSPFSSTPDVWPSNSEAKKVVEKFEEIPKIDQEKKMVNHEGFLRDSITKTRENTIKKMMDNTESAMNETMFQFLRGRGDMFQLTDKHRDDLCRHIDQHLKELYHHRKLILNQSHLEYGESSSAANAMIQPAAIAEEGSSPFPNPDAFNTARPVNELWALENNYPPAASDQQGYYQMTSPKFVGYPNVAQDGNYNLTHNQNHQQEELLVSQMMNNSNQVRFPMMDDNNRCNYHQP; encoded by the exons ATGACGAGGAAGAAGCTAAACATATCTTACATCACCAATGATTCAATGAGAAAATCAACCTTCAACAAGAGGAAGAAAGGTTTTTTCAAGAAAATCCACGAGCTCTCCGTTCTCTGCGGAATCCAAGCATGTGCTGTTATCTACAGTCCGTTCAGCTCAACCCCGGACGTGTGGCCATCGAACTCGGAAGCGAAGAAAGTAGTGGAGAAGTTCGAGGAGATTCCAAAGATCGACCAAGAGAAGAAAATGGTGAACCATGAAGGTTTTCTCAGAGACAGCATCACAAAAACAAGGGAGAATACCATCAAGAAGATGATGGATAATACGGAGAGCGCGATGAACGAGACCATGTTCCAATTTCTTCGTGGGAGAGGGGACATGTTTCAGCTGACTGACAAACATCGTGACGACTTGTGTAGGCACATTGATCAACATCTTAAGGAGCTTTATCACCATAGGAAACTAATCCTAAATCAATCCCATCTTGAATATGGAGAATCTTCTTCAGCTGCTAATGCCATGATACAACCAGCAGCTATAGCTGAAGAGGGTTCCTCCCCTTTCCCAAATCCTGATGCTTTCAACACTGCTCGGCCAGTGAATGAGTTATGGGCTTTAGAAAATAATTATCCTCCTGCTGCCAGTGACCAACAAGGTTATTACCAAATGACGAGTCCG AAGTTTGTAGGATACCCAAATGTAGCTCAAGATGGAAATTACAATCTAACTCACAATCAGAATCATCAGCAGGAAGAATTGTTGGTAAGTCAGATGATGAACAATTCTAACCAAGTGCGTTTCCCTATGATGGATGACAACAACCGCTGCAACTACCACCAGCCCTAA
- the LOC106343693 gene encoding hydrophobic protein RCI2A-like, which yields MGTATFIDILLAILLPPLGVFLRYGCGVEFWICLVLTLLGYLPGILYALYVLTK from the exons ATGGGAACAGCTACTTTCATAGATATTCTTCTTGCTATCCTCTTGCCTCCTCTTGGCGTCTTTCTCAGATATGGTTGCGGG GTTGAGTTTTGGATATGTTTGGTGTTGACGCTGCTTGGGTATCTTCCTGGGATCCTCTACGCCCTTTATGTCCTCACCAAATGA